In Hermetia illucens chromosome 5, iHerIll2.2.curated.20191125, whole genome shotgun sequence, a single window of DNA contains:
- the LOC119657883 gene encoding DNA ligase 1 isoform X3: MSQRTITSFFTKTPSKAEKPQPESDDDSRDEIGARKVKRRRITSSDEENDDGNRIPAKKQSLSPKNEEEALKSEKKESPDKNKSTLKTPKVKELAKTPQDTKKKAATPKEGKKATTPKEGKKTPKTTPKTESKGKNAKQKTQTPASSKKVKTEDEKDSPETKESVKMETDDEVPSSPEKAETSTSESKATEKSPSPKEEESASPVKKELKLQSAGQGQKGADYNPAKNKYHPIDDAFWKRGEKVPYLALAKTFQQVEEVSSRLKMIEILSNFFRSVIVLSPSDLLACVNLSLNQLAPAYEGLELGVAETSLMKVIAQTTGRSMAQIKSDIQSTGDIGIVAERSRSNQRMMFAPAPLTVDGVFVKLKDIAKMTGHSAMNKKVDKIQSMFVACRHSEARFFIRSLAGKLRIGLAEQSLLQALAIACTATPPNQKDYPPKILNAAKSLGENSFKAKVEDNALILKTAYCQCPNYHKIIPELLEHGIENLLERCPMEPGTPLKPMLAQPTKGVNEVLTRFEGIEFTCEWKYDGERAQIHRSNKGVISIYSRNQENNTTKYPDIISRIGDVTESDVTSFILDCEVVAWDQERKQILPFQVLSTRKRKDADETEIKVQVCVYMFDLLYLNDKPLVTEPFIKRRELLYKNFKEREGEWKFATRLDTSDVDEVQNFLEESIKGNCEGLMVKTLEKEATYEIAKRSRNWLKLKKDYLSGVGDSLDLVVIGGFKGKGKRTGTYGGFLLASYDADNEEYQSICKIGTGFSDDDLAKHTEFFKPHILPGPKSYFRYDSANEPDEWFEPVQVWEVKCADLSLSPVHKAAIGIVDPEKGISLRFPRFIRIRDDKSAEDATSASQVADMYSSQDQIKNQQNGGGGRNVEDDFY, translated from the exons ATGTCTCAACGAACCATAAC GTCATTTTTCACTAAAACACCGTCGAAGGCGGAAAAGCCTCAGCCGGAATCCGATGATGATAG TCGCGATGAAATTGGAGCGCGCAAAGTTAAGAGGAGGCGCATTACGAGCAGCGACGAAGAAAATGACGATGGAAA TAGGATCCCCGCTAAGAAGCAGTCATTGTCACCAAAGAACGAGGAAGAGGCGCTTAAATCTGAAAAGAAGGAATCACCCGATAAGAATAAAAGTACATTGAAAACCCCTAAAGTCAAGGAACTCGCCAAAACACCGCAGGATACGAAAAAGAAGGCTGCGACCCCCAAAGAGGGTAAAAAGGCAACGACCCCTAAAGAAGGAAAGAAAACTCCCAAGACAACGCCTAAAACTGAATCAAAAGGGAAAAATGCTAAGCAGAAGACTCAAACGCCCGCATCGAGTAAAAAAGTCAAAACAGAAGACGAGAAAGATTCACCCGAAACCAAAGAAAGTGTTAAAATGGAGACTGACGATGAAGTCCCCTCTTCACCGGAAAAAGCCGAAACTTCAACTTCGGAATCCAAAGCAACTGAGAAATCACCATCCCCCAAAGAGGAGGAATCCGCCTCACCAGTTAAGAAAGAGCTGAAACTGCAGAGTGCAGGACAAGGACAGAAAGGAGCTGACTACAATCCCGCGAAAAACAAGTACCATCCCATTGACGATGCTTTTTGGAAGCGCGGCGAGAA GGTTCCTTACCTGGCGCTGGCGAAAACTTTCCAACAAGTGGAGGAGGTTAGCAGTCGCTTGAAGATGATCGAAATCTTGAGCAATTTCTTCCGGTCCGTTATCGTGTTGAGCCCATCTGACCTTTTGGCATGTGTGAACCTTTCCCTGAACCAACTGGCGCCAGCTTATGAAG GCCTCGAATTGGGAGTTGCTGAAACATCCCTTATGAAAGTCATTGCGCAAACCACCGGCCGAAGCATGGCCCAAATCAAAAGCGACATCCAATCAACTGGAGATATTGGAATCGTTGCAGAGCGCTCGCGTAGCAACCAGCGTATGATGTTCGCCCCAGCTCCACTGACGGTGGATGGAGTGTTCGTGAAACTGAAGGACATTGCCAAGATGACGGGTCACTCGGCAATGAACAAGAAAGTCGACAAGATCCAGTCCATGTTTGTCGCCTGTCGCCACTCGGAGGCCCGATTTTTCATCAGATCGCTGGCCGGGAAACTACGCATTGGTTTAGCCGAACAATCGCTTTTGCAGGCTTTGGCTATTGCGTGTACAGCTACGCCTCCGAATCAAAAGGACTATCCTCCCAAGATTCTGAATGCAGCCAAGTCGCTTGGGGAGAATTCgttcaaagcaaaagtggagGACAATGCACTGATTTTGAAAACGGCCTACTG CCAGTGTCCAAACTACCACAAGATAATCCCAGAATTGCTGGAACACGGCATAGAGAACTTATTGGAACGGTGCCCAATGGAGCCGGGGACTCCACTTAAACCTATGTTGGCCCAACCCACAAAAGGCGTAAATGAGGTTCTAACGCGGTTCGAAGGCATTGAATTCACGTGTGAATGGAAGTATGACGGCGAACGGGCGCAA ATCCACCGCTCCAACAAGGGCGTGATAAGCATCTACAGTCGCAATCAAGAGAACAACACGACCAAATATCCAGACATCATTTCACGTATCGGAGACGTTACGGAAAGCGATGTAACGTCCTTCATTCTCGACTGCGAAGTCGTCGCTTGGGATCAGGAACGGAAGCAGATCCTGCCGTTCCAGGTTTTGAGCACGCGAAAGCGAAAAGATGCCGatgaaacagaaatcaaggttcAAGTGTGCGTCTACATGTTCGATTTGTTGTATTTGAATGACAAACCGCTCGTCACGGAGCCTTTCATCAAGCGAAGGGAGTTGCTATATAAAAACTTTAAGGAACGGGAAGGCGAATGGAAGTTCGCAACACGACTGGACACAAGCGATGTGGACGAAGTGCAAAACTTTTTGGAGGAATCAATAAAAG GAAACTGCGAAGGTTTGATGGTTAAAACGCTCGAAAAGGAGGCAACGTATGAAATCGCAAAGAGATCTAGGAATTGGTTAAAGTTGAAGAAGGATTACTTGTCCGGAGTGGGAGACTCCCTCGATTTAGTTGTAATTGGCGGATTCAAAGGAAAAGGGAAACGGACTGGAACTTACGGCGGCTTTTTGTTGGCGAGCTATGATGCCGACAATGAGGAGTATCAAAGTATATGCAAAATTGGAACAG GCTTCAGCGATGACGACCTTGCCAAGCACACTGAATTCTTCAAGCCGCACATCCTCCCAGGACCCAAATCTTACTTTCGATACGATTCGGCCAACGAACCTGATGAATGGTTCGAACCAGTCCAAGTGTGGGAAGTCAAATGTGCCGATTTGTCTCTTAGTCCAGTCCATAAAGCTGCGATTGGAATTGTTGATCCTGAAAAAGGAATCTCCCTGCGGTTCCCGCGCTTCATTCGAATTCGTGACGATAAATCCGCCGAAGATGCAACATCGGCCAGTCAAGTTGCCGACATGTATTCAAGTCAGGATCAAATCAAAAATCAACAGAATGGCGGAGGTGGTCGCAATGTAGAAGATGATTTTTATTAG
- the LOC119657883 gene encoding DNA ligase 1 isoform X4 — protein MSQRTITSFFTKTPSKAEKPQPESDDDSRDEIGARKVKRRRITSSDEENDDGKIPAKKQSLSPKNEEEALKSEKKESPDKNKSTLKTPKVKELAKTPQDTKKKAATPKEGKKATTPKEGKKTPKTTPKTESKGKNAKQKTQTPASSKKVKTEDEKDSPETKESVKMETDDEVPSSPEKAETSTSESKATEKSPSPKEEESASPVKKELKLQSAGQGQKGADYNPAKNKYHPIDDAFWKRGEKVPYLALAKTFQQVEEVSSRLKMIEILSNFFRSVIVLSPSDLLACVNLSLNQLAPAYEGLELGVAETSLMKVIAQTTGRSMAQIKSDIQSTGDIGIVAERSRSNQRMMFAPAPLTVDGVFVKLKDIAKMTGHSAMNKKVDKIQSMFVACRHSEARFFIRSLAGKLRIGLAEQSLLQALAIACTATPPNQKDYPPKILNAAKSLGENSFKAKVEDNALILKTAYCQCPNYHKIIPELLEHGIENLLERCPMEPGTPLKPMLAQPTKGVNEVLTRFEGIEFTCEWKYDGERAQIHRSNKGVISIYSRNQENNTTKYPDIISRIGDVTESDVTSFILDCEVVAWDQERKQILPFQVLSTRKRKDADETEIKVQVCVYMFDLLYLNDKPLVTEPFIKRRELLYKNFKEREGEWKFATRLDTSDVDEVQNFLEESIKGNCEGLMVKTLEKEATYEIAKRSRNWLKLKKDYLSGVGDSLDLVVIGGFKGKGKRTGTYGGFLLASYDADNEEYQSICKIGTGFSDDDLAKHTEFFKPHILPGPKSYFRYDSANEPDEWFEPVQVWEVKCADLSLSPVHKAAIGIVDPEKGISLRFPRFIRIRDDKSAEDATSASQVADMYSSQDQIKNQQNGGGGRNVEDDFY, from the exons ATGTCTCAACGAACCATAAC GTCATTTTTCACTAAAACACCGTCGAAGGCGGAAAAGCCTCAGCCGGAATCCGATGATGATAG TCGCGATGAAATTGGAGCGCGCAAAGTTAAGAGGAGGCGCATTACGAGCAGCGACGAAGAAAATGACGATGGAAA GATCCCCGCTAAGAAGCAGTCATTGTCACCAAAGAACGAGGAAGAGGCGCTTAAATCTGAAAAGAAGGAATCACCCGATAAGAATAAAAGTACATTGAAAACCCCTAAAGTCAAGGAACTCGCCAAAACACCGCAGGATACGAAAAAGAAGGCTGCGACCCCCAAAGAGGGTAAAAAGGCAACGACCCCTAAAGAAGGAAAGAAAACTCCCAAGACAACGCCTAAAACTGAATCAAAAGGGAAAAATGCTAAGCAGAAGACTCAAACGCCCGCATCGAGTAAAAAAGTCAAAACAGAAGACGAGAAAGATTCACCCGAAACCAAAGAAAGTGTTAAAATGGAGACTGACGATGAAGTCCCCTCTTCACCGGAAAAAGCCGAAACTTCAACTTCGGAATCCAAAGCAACTGAGAAATCACCATCCCCCAAAGAGGAGGAATCCGCCTCACCAGTTAAGAAAGAGCTGAAACTGCAGAGTGCAGGACAAGGACAGAAAGGAGCTGACTACAATCCCGCGAAAAACAAGTACCATCCCATTGACGATGCTTTTTGGAAGCGCGGCGAGAA GGTTCCTTACCTGGCGCTGGCGAAAACTTTCCAACAAGTGGAGGAGGTTAGCAGTCGCTTGAAGATGATCGAAATCTTGAGCAATTTCTTCCGGTCCGTTATCGTGTTGAGCCCATCTGACCTTTTGGCATGTGTGAACCTTTCCCTGAACCAACTGGCGCCAGCTTATGAAG GCCTCGAATTGGGAGTTGCTGAAACATCCCTTATGAAAGTCATTGCGCAAACCACCGGCCGAAGCATGGCCCAAATCAAAAGCGACATCCAATCAACTGGAGATATTGGAATCGTTGCAGAGCGCTCGCGTAGCAACCAGCGTATGATGTTCGCCCCAGCTCCACTGACGGTGGATGGAGTGTTCGTGAAACTGAAGGACATTGCCAAGATGACGGGTCACTCGGCAATGAACAAGAAAGTCGACAAGATCCAGTCCATGTTTGTCGCCTGTCGCCACTCGGAGGCCCGATTTTTCATCAGATCGCTGGCCGGGAAACTACGCATTGGTTTAGCCGAACAATCGCTTTTGCAGGCTTTGGCTATTGCGTGTACAGCTACGCCTCCGAATCAAAAGGACTATCCTCCCAAGATTCTGAATGCAGCCAAGTCGCTTGGGGAGAATTCgttcaaagcaaaagtggagGACAATGCACTGATTTTGAAAACGGCCTACTG CCAGTGTCCAAACTACCACAAGATAATCCCAGAATTGCTGGAACACGGCATAGAGAACTTATTGGAACGGTGCCCAATGGAGCCGGGGACTCCACTTAAACCTATGTTGGCCCAACCCACAAAAGGCGTAAATGAGGTTCTAACGCGGTTCGAAGGCATTGAATTCACGTGTGAATGGAAGTATGACGGCGAACGGGCGCAA ATCCACCGCTCCAACAAGGGCGTGATAAGCATCTACAGTCGCAATCAAGAGAACAACACGACCAAATATCCAGACATCATTTCACGTATCGGAGACGTTACGGAAAGCGATGTAACGTCCTTCATTCTCGACTGCGAAGTCGTCGCTTGGGATCAGGAACGGAAGCAGATCCTGCCGTTCCAGGTTTTGAGCACGCGAAAGCGAAAAGATGCCGatgaaacagaaatcaaggttcAAGTGTGCGTCTACATGTTCGATTTGTTGTATTTGAATGACAAACCGCTCGTCACGGAGCCTTTCATCAAGCGAAGGGAGTTGCTATATAAAAACTTTAAGGAACGGGAAGGCGAATGGAAGTTCGCAACACGACTGGACACAAGCGATGTGGACGAAGTGCAAAACTTTTTGGAGGAATCAATAAAAG GAAACTGCGAAGGTTTGATGGTTAAAACGCTCGAAAAGGAGGCAACGTATGAAATCGCAAAGAGATCTAGGAATTGGTTAAAGTTGAAGAAGGATTACTTGTCCGGAGTGGGAGACTCCCTCGATTTAGTTGTAATTGGCGGATTCAAAGGAAAAGGGAAACGGACTGGAACTTACGGCGGCTTTTTGTTGGCGAGCTATGATGCCGACAATGAGGAGTATCAAAGTATATGCAAAATTGGAACAG GCTTCAGCGATGACGACCTTGCCAAGCACACTGAATTCTTCAAGCCGCACATCCTCCCAGGACCCAAATCTTACTTTCGATACGATTCGGCCAACGAACCTGATGAATGGTTCGAACCAGTCCAAGTGTGGGAAGTCAAATGTGCCGATTTGTCTCTTAGTCCAGTCCATAAAGCTGCGATTGGAATTGTTGATCCTGAAAAAGGAATCTCCCTGCGGTTCCCGCGCTTCATTCGAATTCGTGACGATAAATCCGCCGAAGATGCAACATCGGCCAGTCAAGTTGCCGACATGTATTCAAGTCAGGATCAAATCAAAAATCAACAGAATGGCGGAGGTGGTCGCAATGTAGAAGATGATTTTTATTAG
- the LOC119657883 gene encoding DNA ligase 1 isoform X2, with translation MMIAVTCLRILRASAPLRVLPAREISFVRVCRSFSVSNSFFKNYSSRDEIGARKVKRRRITSSDEENDDGKIPAKKQSLSPKNEEEALKSEKKESPDKNKSTLKTPKVKELAKTPQDTKKKAATPKEGKKATTPKEGKKTPKTTPKTESKGKNAKQKTQTPASSKKVKTEDEKDSPETKESVKMETDDEVPSSPEKAETSTSESKATEKSPSPKEEESASPVKKELKLQSAGQGQKGADYNPAKNKYHPIDDAFWKRGEKVPYLALAKTFQQVEEVSSRLKMIEILSNFFRSVIVLSPSDLLACVNLSLNQLAPAYEGLELGVAETSLMKVIAQTTGRSMAQIKSDIQSTGDIGIVAERSRSNQRMMFAPAPLTVDGVFVKLKDIAKMTGHSAMNKKVDKIQSMFVACRHSEARFFIRSLAGKLRIGLAEQSLLQALAIACTATPPNQKDYPPKILNAAKSLGENSFKAKVEDNALILKTAYCQCPNYHKIIPELLEHGIENLLERCPMEPGTPLKPMLAQPTKGVNEVLTRFEGIEFTCEWKYDGERAQIHRSNKGVISIYSRNQENNTTKYPDIISRIGDVTESDVTSFILDCEVVAWDQERKQILPFQVLSTRKRKDADETEIKVQVCVYMFDLLYLNDKPLVTEPFIKRRELLYKNFKEREGEWKFATRLDTSDVDEVQNFLEESIKGNCEGLMVKTLEKEATYEIAKRSRNWLKLKKDYLSGVGDSLDLVVIGGFKGKGKRTGTYGGFLLASYDADNEEYQSICKIGTGFSDDDLAKHTEFFKPHILPGPKSYFRYDSANEPDEWFEPVQVWEVKCADLSLSPVHKAAIGIVDPEKGISLRFPRFIRIRDDKSAEDATSASQVADMYSSQDQIKNQQNGGGGRNVEDDFY, from the exons ATGATGATAG CTGTTACGTGCCTCCGTATCCTCCGAGCGTCGGCTCCATTACGGGTCTTACCTGCTAGAGAAATCTCATTCGTGCGGGTCTGTAGATCTTTTTCTGTTTCTAATTCGTTTTTCAAAAACTATTCCAGTCGCGATGAAATTGGAGCGCGCAAAGTTAAGAGGAGGCGCATTACGAGCAGCGACGAAGAAAATGACGATGGAAA GATCCCCGCTAAGAAGCAGTCATTGTCACCAAAGAACGAGGAAGAGGCGCTTAAATCTGAAAAGAAGGAATCACCCGATAAGAATAAAAGTACATTGAAAACCCCTAAAGTCAAGGAACTCGCCAAAACACCGCAGGATACGAAAAAGAAGGCTGCGACCCCCAAAGAGGGTAAAAAGGCAACGACCCCTAAAGAAGGAAAGAAAACTCCCAAGACAACGCCTAAAACTGAATCAAAAGGGAAAAATGCTAAGCAGAAGACTCAAACGCCCGCATCGAGTAAAAAAGTCAAAACAGAAGACGAGAAAGATTCACCCGAAACCAAAGAAAGTGTTAAAATGGAGACTGACGATGAAGTCCCCTCTTCACCGGAAAAAGCCGAAACTTCAACTTCGGAATCCAAAGCAACTGAGAAATCACCATCCCCCAAAGAGGAGGAATCCGCCTCACCAGTTAAGAAAGAGCTGAAACTGCAGAGTGCAGGACAAGGACAGAAAGGAGCTGACTACAATCCCGCGAAAAACAAGTACCATCCCATTGACGATGCTTTTTGGAAGCGCGGCGAGAA GGTTCCTTACCTGGCGCTGGCGAAAACTTTCCAACAAGTGGAGGAGGTTAGCAGTCGCTTGAAGATGATCGAAATCTTGAGCAATTTCTTCCGGTCCGTTATCGTGTTGAGCCCATCTGACCTTTTGGCATGTGTGAACCTTTCCCTGAACCAACTGGCGCCAGCTTATGAAG GCCTCGAATTGGGAGTTGCTGAAACATCCCTTATGAAAGTCATTGCGCAAACCACCGGCCGAAGCATGGCCCAAATCAAAAGCGACATCCAATCAACTGGAGATATTGGAATCGTTGCAGAGCGCTCGCGTAGCAACCAGCGTATGATGTTCGCCCCAGCTCCACTGACGGTGGATGGAGTGTTCGTGAAACTGAAGGACATTGCCAAGATGACGGGTCACTCGGCAATGAACAAGAAAGTCGACAAGATCCAGTCCATGTTTGTCGCCTGTCGCCACTCGGAGGCCCGATTTTTCATCAGATCGCTGGCCGGGAAACTACGCATTGGTTTAGCCGAACAATCGCTTTTGCAGGCTTTGGCTATTGCGTGTACAGCTACGCCTCCGAATCAAAAGGACTATCCTCCCAAGATTCTGAATGCAGCCAAGTCGCTTGGGGAGAATTCgttcaaagcaaaagtggagGACAATGCACTGATTTTGAAAACGGCCTACTG CCAGTGTCCAAACTACCACAAGATAATCCCAGAATTGCTGGAACACGGCATAGAGAACTTATTGGAACGGTGCCCAATGGAGCCGGGGACTCCACTTAAACCTATGTTGGCCCAACCCACAAAAGGCGTAAATGAGGTTCTAACGCGGTTCGAAGGCATTGAATTCACGTGTGAATGGAAGTATGACGGCGAACGGGCGCAA ATCCACCGCTCCAACAAGGGCGTGATAAGCATCTACAGTCGCAATCAAGAGAACAACACGACCAAATATCCAGACATCATTTCACGTATCGGAGACGTTACGGAAAGCGATGTAACGTCCTTCATTCTCGACTGCGAAGTCGTCGCTTGGGATCAGGAACGGAAGCAGATCCTGCCGTTCCAGGTTTTGAGCACGCGAAAGCGAAAAGATGCCGatgaaacagaaatcaaggttcAAGTGTGCGTCTACATGTTCGATTTGTTGTATTTGAATGACAAACCGCTCGTCACGGAGCCTTTCATCAAGCGAAGGGAGTTGCTATATAAAAACTTTAAGGAACGGGAAGGCGAATGGAAGTTCGCAACACGACTGGACACAAGCGATGTGGACGAAGTGCAAAACTTTTTGGAGGAATCAATAAAAG GAAACTGCGAAGGTTTGATGGTTAAAACGCTCGAAAAGGAGGCAACGTATGAAATCGCAAAGAGATCTAGGAATTGGTTAAAGTTGAAGAAGGATTACTTGTCCGGAGTGGGAGACTCCCTCGATTTAGTTGTAATTGGCGGATTCAAAGGAAAAGGGAAACGGACTGGAACTTACGGCGGCTTTTTGTTGGCGAGCTATGATGCCGACAATGAGGAGTATCAAAGTATATGCAAAATTGGAACAG GCTTCAGCGATGACGACCTTGCCAAGCACACTGAATTCTTCAAGCCGCACATCCTCCCAGGACCCAAATCTTACTTTCGATACGATTCGGCCAACGAACCTGATGAATGGTTCGAACCAGTCCAAGTGTGGGAAGTCAAATGTGCCGATTTGTCTCTTAGTCCAGTCCATAAAGCTGCGATTGGAATTGTTGATCCTGAAAAAGGAATCTCCCTGCGGTTCCCGCGCTTCATTCGAATTCGTGACGATAAATCCGCCGAAGATGCAACATCGGCCAGTCAAGTTGCCGACATGTATTCAAGTCAGGATCAAATCAAAAATCAACAGAATGGCGGAGGTGGTCGCAATGTAGAAGATGATTTTTATTAG
- the LOC119657883 gene encoding DNA ligase 1 isoform X1, with protein MMIAVTCLRILRASAPLRVLPAREISFVRVCRSFSVSNSFFKNYSSRDEIGARKVKRRRITSSDEENDDGNRIPAKKQSLSPKNEEEALKSEKKESPDKNKSTLKTPKVKELAKTPQDTKKKAATPKEGKKATTPKEGKKTPKTTPKTESKGKNAKQKTQTPASSKKVKTEDEKDSPETKESVKMETDDEVPSSPEKAETSTSESKATEKSPSPKEEESASPVKKELKLQSAGQGQKGADYNPAKNKYHPIDDAFWKRGEKVPYLALAKTFQQVEEVSSRLKMIEILSNFFRSVIVLSPSDLLACVNLSLNQLAPAYEGLELGVAETSLMKVIAQTTGRSMAQIKSDIQSTGDIGIVAERSRSNQRMMFAPAPLTVDGVFVKLKDIAKMTGHSAMNKKVDKIQSMFVACRHSEARFFIRSLAGKLRIGLAEQSLLQALAIACTATPPNQKDYPPKILNAAKSLGENSFKAKVEDNALILKTAYCQCPNYHKIIPELLEHGIENLLERCPMEPGTPLKPMLAQPTKGVNEVLTRFEGIEFTCEWKYDGERAQIHRSNKGVISIYSRNQENNTTKYPDIISRIGDVTESDVTSFILDCEVVAWDQERKQILPFQVLSTRKRKDADETEIKVQVCVYMFDLLYLNDKPLVTEPFIKRRELLYKNFKEREGEWKFATRLDTSDVDEVQNFLEESIKGNCEGLMVKTLEKEATYEIAKRSRNWLKLKKDYLSGVGDSLDLVVIGGFKGKGKRTGTYGGFLLASYDADNEEYQSICKIGTGFSDDDLAKHTEFFKPHILPGPKSYFRYDSANEPDEWFEPVQVWEVKCADLSLSPVHKAAIGIVDPEKGISLRFPRFIRIRDDKSAEDATSASQVADMYSSQDQIKNQQNGGGGRNVEDDFY; from the exons ATGATGATAG CTGTTACGTGCCTCCGTATCCTCCGAGCGTCGGCTCCATTACGGGTCTTACCTGCTAGAGAAATCTCATTCGTGCGGGTCTGTAGATCTTTTTCTGTTTCTAATTCGTTTTTCAAAAACTATTCCAGTCGCGATGAAATTGGAGCGCGCAAAGTTAAGAGGAGGCGCATTACGAGCAGCGACGAAGAAAATGACGATGGAAA TAGGATCCCCGCTAAGAAGCAGTCATTGTCACCAAAGAACGAGGAAGAGGCGCTTAAATCTGAAAAGAAGGAATCACCCGATAAGAATAAAAGTACATTGAAAACCCCTAAAGTCAAGGAACTCGCCAAAACACCGCAGGATACGAAAAAGAAGGCTGCGACCCCCAAAGAGGGTAAAAAGGCAACGACCCCTAAAGAAGGAAAGAAAACTCCCAAGACAACGCCTAAAACTGAATCAAAAGGGAAAAATGCTAAGCAGAAGACTCAAACGCCCGCATCGAGTAAAAAAGTCAAAACAGAAGACGAGAAAGATTCACCCGAAACCAAAGAAAGTGTTAAAATGGAGACTGACGATGAAGTCCCCTCTTCACCGGAAAAAGCCGAAACTTCAACTTCGGAATCCAAAGCAACTGAGAAATCACCATCCCCCAAAGAGGAGGAATCCGCCTCACCAGTTAAGAAAGAGCTGAAACTGCAGAGTGCAGGACAAGGACAGAAAGGAGCTGACTACAATCCCGCGAAAAACAAGTACCATCCCATTGACGATGCTTTTTGGAAGCGCGGCGAGAA GGTTCCTTACCTGGCGCTGGCGAAAACTTTCCAACAAGTGGAGGAGGTTAGCAGTCGCTTGAAGATGATCGAAATCTTGAGCAATTTCTTCCGGTCCGTTATCGTGTTGAGCCCATCTGACCTTTTGGCATGTGTGAACCTTTCCCTGAACCAACTGGCGCCAGCTTATGAAG GCCTCGAATTGGGAGTTGCTGAAACATCCCTTATGAAAGTCATTGCGCAAACCACCGGCCGAAGCATGGCCCAAATCAAAAGCGACATCCAATCAACTGGAGATATTGGAATCGTTGCAGAGCGCTCGCGTAGCAACCAGCGTATGATGTTCGCCCCAGCTCCACTGACGGTGGATGGAGTGTTCGTGAAACTGAAGGACATTGCCAAGATGACGGGTCACTCGGCAATGAACAAGAAAGTCGACAAGATCCAGTCCATGTTTGTCGCCTGTCGCCACTCGGAGGCCCGATTTTTCATCAGATCGCTGGCCGGGAAACTACGCATTGGTTTAGCCGAACAATCGCTTTTGCAGGCTTTGGCTATTGCGTGTACAGCTACGCCTCCGAATCAAAAGGACTATCCTCCCAAGATTCTGAATGCAGCCAAGTCGCTTGGGGAGAATTCgttcaaagcaaaagtggagGACAATGCACTGATTTTGAAAACGGCCTACTG CCAGTGTCCAAACTACCACAAGATAATCCCAGAATTGCTGGAACACGGCATAGAGAACTTATTGGAACGGTGCCCAATGGAGCCGGGGACTCCACTTAAACCTATGTTGGCCCAACCCACAAAAGGCGTAAATGAGGTTCTAACGCGGTTCGAAGGCATTGAATTCACGTGTGAATGGAAGTATGACGGCGAACGGGCGCAA ATCCACCGCTCCAACAAGGGCGTGATAAGCATCTACAGTCGCAATCAAGAGAACAACACGACCAAATATCCAGACATCATTTCACGTATCGGAGACGTTACGGAAAGCGATGTAACGTCCTTCATTCTCGACTGCGAAGTCGTCGCTTGGGATCAGGAACGGAAGCAGATCCTGCCGTTCCAGGTTTTGAGCACGCGAAAGCGAAAAGATGCCGatgaaacagaaatcaaggttcAAGTGTGCGTCTACATGTTCGATTTGTTGTATTTGAATGACAAACCGCTCGTCACGGAGCCTTTCATCAAGCGAAGGGAGTTGCTATATAAAAACTTTAAGGAACGGGAAGGCGAATGGAAGTTCGCAACACGACTGGACACAAGCGATGTGGACGAAGTGCAAAACTTTTTGGAGGAATCAATAAAAG GAAACTGCGAAGGTTTGATGGTTAAAACGCTCGAAAAGGAGGCAACGTATGAAATCGCAAAGAGATCTAGGAATTGGTTAAAGTTGAAGAAGGATTACTTGTCCGGAGTGGGAGACTCCCTCGATTTAGTTGTAATTGGCGGATTCAAAGGAAAAGGGAAACGGACTGGAACTTACGGCGGCTTTTTGTTGGCGAGCTATGATGCCGACAATGAGGAGTATCAAAGTATATGCAAAATTGGAACAG GCTTCAGCGATGACGACCTTGCCAAGCACACTGAATTCTTCAAGCCGCACATCCTCCCAGGACCCAAATCTTACTTTCGATACGATTCGGCCAACGAACCTGATGAATGGTTCGAACCAGTCCAAGTGTGGGAAGTCAAATGTGCCGATTTGTCTCTTAGTCCAGTCCATAAAGCTGCGATTGGAATTGTTGATCCTGAAAAAGGAATCTCCCTGCGGTTCCCGCGCTTCATTCGAATTCGTGACGATAAATCCGCCGAAGATGCAACATCGGCCAGTCAAGTTGCCGACATGTATTCAAGTCAGGATCAAATCAAAAATCAACAGAATGGCGGAGGTGGTCGCAATGTAGAAGATGATTTTTATTAG